TTAATTTTCGTAAAAATGAAAGAATTAAATTTAGAACAAATGGAAAAGCTCCAAGGTGGACAAGTTGAGGATTGTTACGATTTTATGCAAGTACAAAAATGGCTACTTGACAATGGGCATTACGCACAATTCCAAGCTATAACAGAGGCGTTTATGGAACAATACTGTGGCTAACAAGCAACCTACTACAAGAGCTACTTATTAAATATAGCGGCTCTTGTGGTATCTTTTAAAATAAAATAATAAAGATTAATTGAAATGAAAAAATTGAGTTTAAGTTATATGGAAAAATTCCAAGGTGGACAAGTTCAAAATTGTAATGATTTCATGATTGTACTTCAATGGTTAAGTGATAATGGACACAATGAACAATTAATGGCAGTTACAGACGCATACTACGATCAATACTGCTCGTCTATGTCATATCCTGAATAAATATTTATTTAGAGTTCTTTTGAATAGGTATAAAAAAATCTATAAATAATATTAGAAGGGTGATATTGTAGAATATTACCTTTATTTAAACTTTACACCATGAAATTAAACTCATGCTTAATTTTCATTACTTTTATCATCTATCAAACTTCATTTGGACAGAATCTCACTTTATCAGGTAAACTTATATCATCCTATGATTCCTCACCAATTTGCTATGCAAGTATAGGAATCGTCAACACTCATATAGGGACCATAAGTAACGAATCAGGAGATTTTCAATTGAAACTACCGTCCAAGTACAATCAAGATACTTTAATTGTAAGCGCAATTGCTTTTAAATCAAAAAAGATTGCTATTAACAAATTAATTAACTCCTCCAACCATATAATTTACCTAGAATCTCATGCTTATGCCCTAAACGAAGTAATTGTAACAAATAAGAAACTTACTGCCAAAGATATTCTTAAAGAATGCATTAAAAACATTCCTAAAAATAATCCTACCAAAAAATTTTCTTATGAAGTATTTATGAGAGAGGCAGGTATTTTAGATTCAACCTATGCAATGCTTACCGAAAGTGTAGCTAATGTGGTAGATTATGGATATAGAAATGATATTAAAAAAAACAGATTCCAACTATTAGAATTTAGAAAAAGTAGTGACAATAGAAATTTCAATTGGAGAACCTCTTTAGAAGAATGGCTCTACGAAAAAAATGGGCTTTATGAATGCATCAAGAATGATAGATTAAAAATTAAAAAAAGAAATAATCAAATAGAGGCCAAAGAATATTATAAAACAATTAAGTCTGGGCCTCACCGATTCTTGTCTGAAGATTTTATTAGACAAATAAATGCCAATATTGACAGCCTTACTTATTACAATAATAAATTGGTTTACTGTATTAGTTATACATCCACCGAAGGAATTTATTCTACAGATTGTGAAGGGCAAATTTTTATAGAGAAATCAAGCAAAGCATTACTTGAGGTCCGCTCAAGAACCTATATTAATAAAGAACGATTAAGAAGCTTGAAAAAAAAGGATGGGACACCAAAATTTAAGAAAAAAACAATTACCGGATTTGCAAACATGGGATTCGATGGTACAAATTATTCAAAGTTGATTATTAAATACAAAAAAGAAAATAAGAAATACTACTTATCGTACATAAGAGTTCAACACAATGGGACTTCAAGTTTAGGCTCCATTTTTACATTTAATAATTTCAAAAAAGCCTATCAATCCAACTGGACTTCCAACATGCTTTACCAGGATAACGAGCTTTTTGTCACCAAAATCCACAAAAAGCCTATCAAAATAAAATGGAGAAATAAGATGGATCGAAGCAAAGAATTGTACAAACATGAATTTCCTTACAACAAAAACTTCTGGAATTCTTATTCCATTATTGTTCGGAATCCACTATCTAAAAAAATGGCTTCAGACCTTAGTTTTGAACGAAATCTTGAACAACAATTTATCGAAAATGGAAAATAAGATCTTTATCGCATTGGCTTCAACCTTTCTAGTTGCCTGTTCTACTCCAAGCAAATTTGAAAGAGAGTATCCAACTTATCGTAAATCCAGAAATACCACGGAACAATTAGAACAGGTTAACGATTCAACTTTATTGGTTCTTAACACATCAAATGATCCTAAATATGCTTACACAGAACAAAAACCAGTTATGTTAGGTGTTTATGATTGTGATGATGGAGCAAATAACCGTATAAAATTTTTCAATGCTCTTTTAGGTCCAAATGGAGAAAAAGTAATTGCTAAAAGAATTAAAAGCTGCTGTCCATTTCACACCTTAAACAGTCAAACCGTTGGTCGAGGTCAAAAATACGGGTTGTTAGATGTTTGGGAACTTAGTTATGAGGGTATTGAAGCTCCCGTAACTATATTCATCAACTTATATGATCAAGGTGAAATAAAAGCACCTATGGGGTTTACTTTAAAAAATACTGCAAATGAATAGTAAAACATTACAATCTCTACAACAATACAAATGGTTTTATTTTTCTGTATTGGTTATTCTCTCTATTGGCTTAAGCTATATTATCCACGATATAATTATTACCGATCCCAAATACTTTACAAAAGGCAATAATAATAGTGTCGGTTTGTATCGAAAAATATACGGAGTATTATACCTTGTAAAACCTGTAAGTATATTCTTAAAAGTTAGCTGCATTTCTCTCTTACTTTATTGGGGAACAAAATATTATCTAAAGCTAAAATCATCCGTTTCATTCTGGATGTGTTTTACATTGGTATGCCTAAGTGAATTTATTTTCCTCATTCCAGACATTTCGGAAGCTGTTTATTTCTTAATCATCCAGACAAATTACACAATGCAAGATGTGTATTATTTCAATTGGTATAGCTTATACTCTATTTTGGGACAAGAAAATATGCCAAAAGCATTTGTGCATCCCTTACAACTAATCAACATTTTTGAGTTTTTGTACTGGGCAATTTTAGCTTTATTGTTCTCCCAATTAGGAAATCTAAAGTATATTAAAGGCATACAATTAATTGCATTATTTTATTTACTACCCTTATTTATCTATACTGCTATTAAATTCTTCATTAACCTTATTATATTTAGCTAAAGATGCTCCAAATTTCATCAATTAAAAAAAATGCCTTTGTCTGTTTTATATTATTCATTGGTTTATACCTTGTTTTAAAAGAAATTACTGATTATTGGTTCTTAACTGATGACAGTCTTTATGAATATTATAAAGATCGGTACAATCAGTATAGACTAAACAAACTTGTAGAAAACAGGAATAAATTTCAAATCTTGAATTACATTATTCCAATAATTTATCACCTGATAAAATTTGCTTTAATTAGTAGTGTAATCGCAATTGGAATCTATTTTAATAAGTCTAAAATTTCATTTTTTAAAATATTCACCATTGTTTGTATTGCCGAATTTAGTTTCTTACTTCCTTCAATTGTAAAACAAATTTGGTTTGGAATTTGGTCTCCTAAATTTACTGTTGAAGAATACAAAGGATTTGGAAAAGTTTCCTTGTTTAATCTCTTTCAATTACCTCAGGAAAATAAATTCACCTATTTATTTAAAGCTCTGAATTTATATGAATTGTTATACATACTTCTTCTTAGTATTGGAATCAAACACCAATTTAAATTTACATTCTTAAAAAGTCTAAAATTGATTCTTACTACATACGGAACTCTTCTGTTATTCTATTTTTCCCTAATCATGTTCCTTATCACCCTTAAAAATTAACAATTTATGAGGGCATTCCTAAAAATCATCTATATTATAATAGTCACTTTCTGTTTATTTATGATTTGGTTTTCTCTTAACAATAAGACAGATCTTAAACCTAACAGTATTCCTAAATTTAATTTCAAGGATTTTTACAATGACACAATAACTAGCAACAATTTAGACCCTACAAAACAAAAACTATTTATTCATTTAAATCCTGAGTGCAATTATTGTTCAATAGGAATTGAAGATTTAATTCTTTGGGAAAATAAGAATCAATATCAAATATTACTTGTCTTTCAAACTGGTACTGATAAACATATCCTAAATCATTTTATAGAAAAATATCATCTTTTAGAATTCGAATCAGTTCAAGTATTATTCGATGAAAAAGATCTATTTCCAACACAATTTTACGAAGACAAAGTTCCGTGTTCATTTCTATTTGACACAAATAATAAACTCTTACGAAAAAAGAAAGGACTTGTAGATGTTGAAGTTTTTTGCAAAATGGAAAACTAATAATAAGTGGAAAAAATACCACACTCTTCAAAAAGATCAGGCAGACTGTGGACCAGCCTGTATTGCTATGGTGTTAAAATACTATTCTCATTCGTATAGTTTTGAGAATTTAAGAAAATTAAGCGGAACAAATGCTTATGGTTCCAACCTTTTAGGACTCTACCAAACATTTACCAAATTAGGTTTTGGTGTTGAAGGTGTAGAAGCTTCTACCAAAGACCTTGAACAAATAACTTCACCATGTATCTTACACACCACAAATAGCGATAAAACAAACCATTTCATTGTTTATTTTGCTTTCGAAAGAGGAAAATATATTTGTGGCGATCCTGCACATGGGATTATAAAATACTCCAAGGAAGACCTAGAATCCATCTGGAAATCAAAAACATGTTTATACATTTCAACACCTCCCAAAAGCAAAAATCCAGAGGAGCATAACAAACACAATAAATGGATAATAACATCACTCAAACAAGATTCGGCAATATTAACCCTTAGTGTAATTTTAGGCATAGCCTATTCGGTATTAGGATTAATCATGGCACTTTTTTCAGAAGCTCTAATTGATAAAATTATTCCTGAAAAAAACTTTTCTTACTTATTAAATATTATCATTTTAGTCGGCATTCTATTGCTTTTTAGAACTTTTATTTCTGCACTTCGAAGAAACTTTCTTCTAGATCATAGTAGAAACTTCAACATTAGCATTATCGAAAAATTCTATTCCTCAATTTTGGAGTTACCGGTTAGTTTTTTTCAAAGTAGAAAAACTGGTGATTTTATAACACGTTTTAACGATACACGAAGAATTCAACAACTAATAGCACAACTTGCTGGGAATTTTATAATAGAAATTCTTATAATCATTACTACTATTACTTTTTTATTTTTTATTCATCCACTTACCGGATATATTGCGATAGGATTTACTCCAATATACTTAATATTACTAATGAAATTTAACACACCACTGCTAATGGCTCAAAGAAAAGTTATGAGTTCTTATGCAAGTTCAGAAAGTATTTTCATTAATTCCATCCAGTCCATTCAATCCATTAAAAACTTAAATGCCCATAATCATTTTAAAAACTCTATTAAATCTATATATGGAAAATTTCAAGAACAAACCGTTAATTTAGGAAAATTAAACATTAAAATATCGATCATACTCGGTATCCTCAATAGCATATTCATATTGACTATTATCACCTTAGCTTCAAAAGATGTTCTTTTAGACAATTTAAAAACAGGACAGTTGATGGCAATACTAACAATAACCTCAACACTATTACCTGCGATAACTAAAATCGGAAACATATATATTCCTTATAGTTCTGCCAAGGTAGCTTTCGAAAGAATGGTAGATTATTCTCTACCGACATACAATTCAGAAACTCAAAATCTACCTTCTAAAATTAATAATGTAAATCTTGAAAAGGTTTCGTTCCGATTTCCTGGTCAAAAGACACTACTTAAATCAGTTTCCATTCAAATTCCCATTGGAAGAATTACCGGTTTAATTGGTGAAAATGGTAGCGGGAAAAGCACTTTAATTCAATTGATTCTAAAATTCTATGATCTTGAAAATGGCTCAATAAGCATCAACAATAATCTAGATCTTTCAGTTGTTAATGAACACGAATGGCAAAAACGTGTTGGTATTGTTCCCCAGCAAATTGAAATATTTGATGCCACCCTGCTTGAAAATATCGATCCTGAATCAATTAAAAACAAACGAACCAAAGAAATCATTGAATTTTGTAAGAAATATGGGTTTGATAAATATTTTGAAGCACTCCCTCTTTCTTATCTTACACAAATTGGAGAGTCCGGAATTCAATTATCAGGCGGACAGAAACAATTACTTGCACTTGCGCGAGCACTTTATAAAAAACCAGACTTACTCTTACTAGATGAAGCTAATTCAGCCATGGACAGGAACACCTTACTCTTTACCAATCAATTATTACAAAGCATTAAGAGTGAAATTGCTATTTTATTTATATCACACAATTTAGAATCCATTACTAAATTATGCGATTACATCTATATTCTGGAAGAAGGAGTTGTTAGTACATCAGGAAATCAAAACTCTCTTCTTGAAACCGATAATTTATACAGTCAACATTATAAATATTTAACCAATGCTTAGTTTTTTTGCTATACAGGAAAGCTGGGAAGTAATTAAACAGCATAAAAATCGAAATTTACTTACTGGATTTGGTGTTGCATGGGGTATATTTATTCTACTACTACTCGTTGGCACTGGTAGCGGACTTCAAAAAGGAATAATGGTAATTTTCCAGGATTACTCACAAAATAGTATTTGGGTTTATGGAGGTAGAACAAGTTTGGCAAAGCCTGGTCAACATGCCGGTCGCCAAATCCGGTTTACCGATAAAGATCTAAATCTATTCAAGAAGCGTTTTGATGAAATCCGTTACATATCTCCCGAAATTCAATATTCTGGCGAACAAGTAAATAGCAAATTGCAATCCTATCACCGTTTTAAATGCTACGGTGTTAAAAATGAATATTTTCAGATTAAAACTTTTAAAATTGAAAAAGGCAGATTGATAAATCCTATTGATAATCGAAAGCACAATAAAGTTGCCGTTATCGGTAAAAAAATAGTGGAAGGTTTATTTGAAGATACCAATCCAATTGGACAATACATTTGTTTAGATGGAGTATGGCTGCAAGTCATAGGAGTATTGTCACAAAATTCACTTTTTTCAAGTAATCCAAGTCACATTTATGTCCCAATTGAAACTTTAAAGGATCAGTTTGGTTTAGAAAACAATCTAAATTGCTTTTCTATTGCCTTGAATAGTGATTCTTCTCCTGAAACTTTTGAAAAGAAACTTAAGAATTTTTTAGCGCGTAAATACAATTTTAATTCAGAAGATAAAAATGCTCTATATGTTGAAAATATGCAGGTAAGATCGAAAACATTTAATAACCTTTTTAGATGGATCAATTTTTTTCTGTGGATTGTTGGGATTAGCATTTTGTCAAGTGGAATTGTAGGCGTAAGTAATATCATGTTGGTCATCGTTAAAGAAAGAACCGTTGAAATAGGCATTAGAAAATCAATAGGTGCTAGTCCTTGGAATATTCGATTAATGATTTTAAACGAATCAATATTAATCACCTTCTTAGCAGGTTTAGTTGGCATTATATGCTCAACCGGAACAATTTGGATTATTAATGCTTTAATCAGTGCTTTTTCTAACAATGACAATGCTCTCTTTAAAGGCTTAGAAATCAATTTTACCATAGCGTTAACAGCCTTACTACTATTAACTATTTCAGGAACACTGGCAGGTCTTTATCCTGCTAGAAAGGCTTCTTCTATGCTGCCTGTAAAAGCTCTTAACTCCATAAATAATTAAACAAATCTCATGGGAAAGAAATTAAATATTATCGCTCTTGTTGTCTTAGCTATTTTTTTAGTTGGGTTCTTTCTTGCTAACACTCAAAAAAAAGAATTCTTCTCCAATGAATCCCCCTGCATTATGAATATCGTTCATAAAAATTATATCTCTGGAATTTTAATCCCCGAAAAAGAGGTTGAACTAAAATCTCAAATATCGGGCATTCTAAAAAAAATGCATGTAAAAGCAGGCGATACCATTAAAAGAGGCGATTTAATTGCTGAAATTAGCGTATTGCCAAACCCGCAAAATATTGAAACAGCAAGAAAAACTGTTACAACTTGCCAAATTAACTACAACAAGTGCAACAAAGAATACGAACAATACAAAAGGCTATTTGATAAAAAAGTAATTGCCGAACAAAAATTTGATAAATACCGAGATGCTTATTTAATTAGTAAAGAAGAATTAGAATCCGCAAAAAAGCAATTGGAAATTATAAAAAAAGGTTACTCGAAAGATCAGGAAAACATTCCCAATTTTATTCGCTCTACCGTTTCGGGTACTGTTCTCGAAATTCCATTGAAAGAAGGTGCCAGCATTACCGAACGCAACAACTACAACGAGGGTAGCAATCTGGCAAGTATTGCTAATCTGCAAAGCCTTATTTTTAAGGCAAAAGTAAACGAATCGGACATTTCTTATCTAAAAAAAGGCATGACTTTCAATATTGAAATCAACGCTTTAAAAAATCAAAGTATTGAGGCCGAATTGACTCACATCACTCCAAAGGCAAAAGAGGAAAATGGCATTATGAAATTTGATATTGAGGCAAGAGTAAAAAACGACAAAAAAATTCAACTCTACCCGGGTTTTTCGGCCGTTGCCGAAATGATTCTCGATAGGCGCGACAGTGTTTTAACAATAAAAGAACGCAACCTTATTTTTAAGAACGACAGCATTTATGTGGAATTACTCGATGAAAATTACCACAAACAAAAAAGAGTAGTTAAAACTGGCCTTTCCGATGGTTTAAGAATTGAAATTCTGGAAGGCTTGAGTATATCGGATAAGGTGAAGGTGCAGAATAACTAAACTAATTCTTGATTATGAAATTCTTACTATTCCTATTTTTAACAACAACACAATTCATTGCCTACTCGCAAACATCAGTACAAGGTATCATTAACGATACCAACAATAGTCCTATACCCAACACTCATGTTTATCTAAAGAATAATCCACAAATTGGTACAATAACCAATACCGATGGAATTTTTCACTTGTCGTGCCCAAACGAAACAGATTCCGTTCTTGTAATTTCTCATATAAAGTACAAAAGCAAGGAAGAGAAGATAAGCAATAAGAACAGCTTTGAGTTAGAATTAAAAGATCTACAAATTCAGGAAGTTAAGGTTACAGCCTTGAGTGCTGAATCTATTCTCAACCAATTTTATAAGAAAATAAAAGAAAACCACGAACTGGAACCTGTACGCTACAAAGCCTTCACCAGAATATTATCATCGAAAGATTCGACTCTTTTTATGATAGAAGAATATTATCTTGACCTATACTCCAACAAATCGCACAATACATTTTTTAATATCCTAAAATGTAGAATAAAACCCACAAACAAATACGGCAAGAAAAAATTTAAAGATCACCGTCTCATTGCTTTATCAAAAATGCGATCGGATAATCTGTTTAAATACAAAGAGGATATCTTGAATAAAAAGAAACAGAAAAATTATAACATTATATTAAAAGGTTATACAAAGCTAAACAACAGAGACAATTACATTATTGGCTTTTCGAACAAAAATACCAAATACGACAAGGGTACTCTTTTAATCGATACAGAAACTTTTGCTTTAAGCTCTGCAAAATTTCAAGACAAAACCATCAATTTCTTCTTAAAAAAAGGCAAGTGGTACATCAGAAATGTAAGTACTGAATTCACCAATATGGCAGACGAAACCAGACAAAGAATCAGCATTTACGAACTGCAAGAAACAACAGAAAAGCTTCCGGAGAAAAAACTAATAATGGTAGAAAAAACCAAAGCTTTTACAAGAGATTTTAATGATGATTTCTGGGAACATTTCACTCACATTCCTATTGAAGAGAAGTATTTGAAACAGATAAATAATTCGAATATCTAAATAAGATTACTTAAAATTTATCAAACCGAACAACTTTTAAATATCCAAAAGTTTTCAATGCAGAAAATTAAATTATATTTCTAAAAACTGACGCCCAACTTTTCGCCTTATTTAGAATGTCCTACTTAACAAAAGTAAACCCACTTAATAAAACTACTGTAAAAACAATACATTCAGGAAAACTCCCCCCCCGTTAAATAGACTTAATAAAAATAAGCTCACTCTCATATAATGCGAGTGAGCTTTTATAACTTGGTAATGAGTTTAATAAAGTGTACACGAAAAACTCAAAGCCCAAGATCTCGTTCGAGGAGATTAGGGCAAAATTAATTTTTTGTCTAATTAAAATTTAAAATCATGAAAAAATTTTTATTACTAACTCTTTCTGCTGTATTATTTATTACATATGCTTGCGACAATGAGTCTGAAGAAGAAGATAATACTAAAATAGAATCTATTAATGTTTCTATTGAAACAATAAAAAATGATTTAAAGTTAATCGCTGAAGGATATATTACTATAGAAGAAATTGATCCATATAATGAAAATTCAAAATATGATGACTGGGGAGAAGCTTTTTTCAAGTGATTTGAAGAAACTAAATTCCAAATTCTAGAATTATCAAAAACAAAAACAGTCTCTAATGAATTACTACTATCTATTTTTAAAGAATCTATTAATTTAGAGTACTCTACTATTGATACAACTGATGTAGACGTTGAAAACTGTGCAATTATTTTCAATGAATTCATCTTAATGTATAAAAACAGAAACAAACTTGAACACATAAATTTGTCTCTAGCGATGGAAAACTACATTATAGATTGTCCACTCATTACCGAGAATAACAAATCATTTCTATTGAAAATGAACTCAGTATTAAAGTATGCATCTTTCTTCATCAATTCTTATAATCAAGAAACTAATACCAAAAGATCACTTGATGACTGTTTTTCCCAAAAAATGGATGAACTTTTTGAAGGAAATAACTATATAGAACAAGCTGCATGCATTATAGACTGGCCAATGTGTCTTGGAGCAAAATTACTCGATTGTGCTATCTTTGGGTAATCATCTAAAAAACATTATAAAATGAAAAACATCGAAACAATTACCTTTGCAAGCTCATTTATTGTTGCATTTGCAGGAATGGCTAACATCCTGCCCAATGCTGTTACAATAATTCTTATACTATTCGCTCTGTTTTACTTAAGTGTGGGTTGGATACTGATATCAAAAAATAAGGGGTGGCTTACATTTTTTATCACCTATTTAATAGCCCAGTCGTTGGTTGCAGTTATGTTAGGAATAAATAATTATTCAATCAAAAATACATTTGCATTTTATACAATTGGCTTGCTATTAATTTTGACAGCCTATTTACTTTTCAACAAAAAATCTTTAACATCATCAGATCATCCGGTAGATAAATATCTTATTCGATTGCTTGTGAGTTTATCTTTAGCAATGTCACCGATTTGGTTACATGTATAAAAAATCGACCTCCCATTTTCTACCTTATTTAGAACGTAGCATTTTATGTATAATGATTACTATCAGAAAACTACTATAAAAACTACACATTCAGAAAAATTCCTCGCTGTTAAATAGACTTAATAAAAATAATCTCACTCTCATATAGTGCGAGTGAGATTATATAACTTGGTTCTCGAGTTCGTTCAAGTATGCATACGAAAAAACTCAAACCCAAGATCTCGTTCGAGGAGATAGGGCAAATTTAATAATATATTTTTCTTAATCCTAAAAATTAAAGCCCAATGAAAAACAACGATTTAATTCAAGTAGTCTTAACCTAAGAAGAATTAAGCGAAAACAACACCCATTTAGATGCATTACTTAGTACTGCAAACAAAAATGCTCCTAGTTTAACTCCTGAGCAGCGCTCAACCTTTGGTTCTATTAACGAAACCACAAATTGCTGGTAAATAAAGCCAGAATTATTATGCCGGAAAATCCAAAATACATTCCAAATTTTATTTGTTACTAAAGACGAAATGGAAAACATTAACATCTTCATGAAGAAAAACAAGCTTATCGATAAACCAAACATTACTGTACTAAGATATGAGAACAATGAATTCAAAGAAGCCTTTGGTTCAAAATCACTTCCTTGTGTATTTATTTT
This genomic interval from uncultured Marinifilum sp. contains the following:
- a CDS encoding carboxypeptidase-like regulatory domain-containing protein; this encodes MKLNSCLIFITFIIYQTSFGQNLTLSGKLISSYDSSPICYASIGIVNTHIGTISNESGDFQLKLPSKYNQDTLIVSAIAFKSKKIAINKLINSSNHIIYLESHAYALNEVIVTNKKLTAKDILKECIKNIPKNNPTKKFSYEVFMREAGILDSTYAMLTESVANVVDYGYRNDIKKNRFQLLEFRKSSDNRNFNWRTSLEEWLYEKNGLYECIKNDRLKIKKRNNQIEAKEYYKTIKSGPHRFLSEDFIRQINANIDSLTYYNNKLVYCISYTSTEGIYSTDCEGQIFIEKSSKALLEVRSRTYINKERLRSLKKKDGTPKFKKKTITGFANMGFDGTNYSKLIIKYKKENKKYYLSYIRVQHNGTSSLGSIFTFNNFKKAYQSNWTSNMLYQDNELFVTKIHKKPIKIKWRNKMDRSKELYKHEFPYNKNFWNSYSIIVRNPLSKKMASDLSFERNLEQQFIENGK
- a CDS encoding peptidase domain-containing ABC transporter gives rise to the protein MKFFAKWKTNNKWKKYHTLQKDQADCGPACIAMVLKYYSHSYSFENLRKLSGTNAYGSNLLGLYQTFTKLGFGVEGVEASTKDLEQITSPCILHTTNSDKTNHFIVYFAFERGKYICGDPAHGIIKYSKEDLESIWKSKTCLYISTPPKSKNPEEHNKHNKWIITSLKQDSAILTLSVILGIAYSVLGLIMALFSEALIDKIIPEKNFSYLLNIIILVGILLLFRTFISALRRNFLLDHSRNFNISIIEKFYSSILELPVSFFQSRKTGDFITRFNDTRRIQQLIAQLAGNFIIEILIIITTITFLFFIHPLTGYIAIGFTPIYLILLMKFNTPLLMAQRKVMSSYASSESIFINSIQSIQSIKNLNAHNHFKNSIKSIYGKFQEQTVNLGKLNIKISIILGILNSIFILTIITLASKDVLLDNLKTGQLMAILTITSTLLPAITKIGNIYIPYSSAKVAFERMVDYSLPTYNSETQNLPSKINNVNLEKVSFRFPGQKTLLKSVSIQIPIGRITGLIGENGSGKSTLIQLILKFYDLENGSISINNNLDLSVVNEHEWQKRVGIVPQQIEIFDATLLENIDPESIKNKRTKEIIEFCKKYGFDKYFEALPLSYLTQIGESGIQLSGGQKQLLALARALYKKPDLLLLDEANSAMDRNTLLFTNQLLQSIKSEIAILFISHNLESITKLCDYIYILEEGVVSTSGNQNSLLETDNLYSQHYKYLTNA
- a CDS encoding ABC transporter permease; this encodes MLSFFAIQESWEVIKQHKNRNLLTGFGVAWGIFILLLLVGTGSGLQKGIMVIFQDYSQNSIWVYGGRTSLAKPGQHAGRQIRFTDKDLNLFKKRFDEIRYISPEIQYSGEQVNSKLQSYHRFKCYGVKNEYFQIKTFKIEKGRLINPIDNRKHNKVAVIGKKIVEGLFEDTNPIGQYICLDGVWLQVIGVLSQNSLFSSNPSHIYVPIETLKDQFGLENNLNCFSIALNSDSSPETFEKKLKNFLARKYNFNSEDKNALYVENMQVRSKTFNNLFRWINFFLWIVGISILSSGIVGVSNIMLVIVKERTVEIGIRKSIGASPWNIRLMILNESILITFLAGLVGIICSTGTIWIINALISAFSNNDNALFKGLEINFTIALTALLLLTISGTLAGLYPARKASSMLPVKALNSINN
- a CDS encoding efflux RND transporter periplasmic adaptor subunit — its product is MNIVHKNYISGILIPEKEVELKSQISGILKKMHVKAGDTIKRGDLIAEISVLPNPQNIETARKTVTTCQINYNKCNKEYEQYKRLFDKKVIAEQKFDKYRDAYLISKEELESAKKQLEIIKKGYSKDQENIPNFIRSTVSGTVLEIPLKEGASITERNNYNEGSNLASIANLQSLIFKAKVNESDISYLKKGMTFNIEINALKNQSIEAELTHITPKAKEENGIMKFDIEARVKNDKKIQLYPGFSAVAEMILDRRDSVLTIKERNLIFKNDSIYVELLDENYHKQKRVVKTGLSDGLRIEILEGLSISDKVKVQNN
- a CDS encoding carboxypeptidase-like regulatory domain-containing protein; this translates as MKFLLFLFLTTTQFIAYSQTSVQGIINDTNNSPIPNTHVYLKNNPQIGTITNTDGIFHLSCPNETDSVLVISHIKYKSKEEKISNKNSFELELKDLQIQEVKVTALSAESILNQFYKKIKENHELEPVRYKAFTRILSSKDSTLFMIEEYYLDLYSNKSHNTFFNILKCRIKPTNKYGKKKFKDHRLIALSKMRSDNLFKYKEDILNKKKQKNYNIILKGYTKLNNRDNYIIGFSNKNTKYDKGTLLIDTETFALSSAKFQDKTINFFLKKGKWYIRNVSTEFTNMADETRQRISIYELQETTEKLPEKKLIMVEKTKAFTRDFNDDFWEHFTHIPIEEKYLKQINNSNI